One region of Pagrus major chromosome 5, Pma_NU_1.0 genomic DNA includes:
- the p2rx2 gene encoding P2X purinoceptor 2: MCEGSQFVMGLRDFVKEYFLSFWDYETPKVMVVKNKTLGVIYRGVQFLVITYFIWYVFISQKAYQESETRPESSVYTLMKGTAAHGDEILDTVEYARPSEGGDVISTILRREVTYDQRQGTCAEHFKVANANCTKDSDCVKGEVDFDGHGRRTGRCVQYYNHTFKTCEIQTWCPIEEYAVVREPALVEAINFTVFIRNSIHFPKFKALRGNIKDASNKRDMQKYLNKCHYHEDKEPYCPNFRLGYIAHHARENFTELCRTGGVIGVFINWKCNLDIDPSNCKPTYAFRRLDLRKDQANSGYYYRFAKYYRKDGIESRTLIKAYGIRLDVIVHGHAGKFSPIPTIISTVTAMTSVGICTIICDWIMLTFIDKNEVYSERKFDEVIKEPKVPMSTELSYINSFGSNHSDLSEGVPL; encoded by the exons ATGTGTGAAGGATCTCAGTTCGTCATGGGTCTACGTGACTTTGTAAAGGAGTATTTTCTTAGTTTCTGGGACTATGAGACACCAAAAGTGATGgtggttaaaaacaaaacgCTTGGCGTCATATACAGAGGCGTGCAGTTTCTTGTGATAACCTATTTCATCTG GTATGTCTTCATAAGTCAGAAAGCCTACCAAGAGAGTGAAACTCGTCCAGAGAGCTCCGTTTACACACTCATGAAGGGCACAGCGGCTCATGGAGATGAAATCTTGGACACTGTGGAGTACGCTCGACCATCAGAG GGCGGTGATGTGATTAGTACAATATTGAGACGAGAAGTTACGTATGATCAGAGGCAAGGAACCTGCGCTGAG CATTTCAAAGTCGCCAATGCCAACTGTACAAAAGACTCTGACTGCGTCAAAGGAGAGGTTGACTTTGATGGCCATG gcaGAAGAACGGGCAGATGTGTTCAGTACTACAACCACACCTTCAAAACCTGTGAGATCCAAACCTGGTGTCCTATTGAGGAGTACGCTGTAGTACG AGAGCCAGCATTAGTGGAGGCCATCAACTTCACAGTGTTCATCAGAAACTCCATCCACTTCCCCAAATTTAAAGCGCTGAG GGGAAACATCAAAGATGCTTCAAACAAGCGTGACATGCAAAAATATCTCAATAAGTGTCATTACCACGAGGATAAAGAGCCGTACTGTCCAAACTTCCGCCTGGGCTACATCGCACATCACGCGAGGGAGAATTTCACTGAGCTCTGCAGGACT GGAGGAGTTATAGGAGTTTTCATCAACTGGAAGTGTAACCTGGACATTGATCCTTCAAACTGTAAACCGACATATGCCTTCCGTCGTCTTGATCTCCGAAAGGATCAGGCCAACTCTGGTTATTATTACAG GTTTGCCAAATATTACAGAAAGGATGGGATAGAGTCTCGGACACTTATCAAAGCCTATGGCATCCGTCTGGACGTCATAGTTCACGGACAT gctgGTAAATTCAGCCCCATCCCGACCATCATCAGCACAGTGACTGCTATGACTTCTGTTGGGATT TGCACCATTATCTGCGACTGGATCATGCTGACGTTTATTGACAAGAATGAAGTCTACAGTGAGAGAAAGTTTGATGAA GTTATCAAGGAGCCCAAGGTGCCCATGTCCACAGAGCTCAGCTACATCAACAGCTTCGGCTCAAACCACTCAGACCTGTCAGAAGGCGTACCGCTGTGA
- the pes gene encoding pescadillo, translated as MGGLQKKKYERGSATNYITRNKARKKLSLSLPDFRRLCILKGIYPHEPKHKKKVNKGSTAARTFYLLKDIRFLLHEPIVGKFRDYKVFVRKLKRAYGKTEWSAVERLKENKPTYKLDHIIKERYPSFIDALRDIDDALCMCFLFSTFARTGKCHVQTIQLCRRLTVEWMNFVIASRGLRKVFISIKGIYYQAEAMGQLITWLVPYQFSHDHPTDVDYRVMATFTEMYTTLLGFVNFRLYHSLNLLYPPKLDSKSETELKEEDEEDYAMNSESYLEKLSALSASLARVVSSAEEEEAELDQFPTEGEDMEKMETREKEEKVLEAQKKLFHGLKFFLNREAPRESLAFVIRCFGGEVSWDKSVCIGSTYDMTDETITHQIVDRPSIDKQHINRYYIQPQWVYDCVNAKILLPVEDYFLGVTLPPHLSPFVEEKDGDYVPPEKLKIMALQRGEKPAQEQEDEEEEEDEEEEEGEDEEEEEDDDNEEEDDDDEEKAEETNLKKMEKQRSQGKSLQVKVTPGKMKVEDKTRLDQEEQAEEKRLAIMMMKKKEKYLYDKIMFGKKRKVREANKLAAKRKAHDDAEKSKKKTRK; from the exons ATGGGGGGTCTTCAAAAGAAGAAG tatgAGAGGGGCTCTGCCACCAACTACATCACCAGAAACAAAGCTCGCAAGAAGTTATCGCTCAGCCTCCCGGATTTCAG ACGACTGTGCATCCTAAAAGGAATCTACCCTCATGAGCCCAAACACAAGAAGAAGGTTAACAAGGGCTCCACCGCCGCGAGGACCTTCTACCTGCTCAAAGACATCCGCTTTCTGCTGCATGAGCCGATCGTTGGCAAGTTCAGAGACTACAAG GTATTTGTACGCAAACTGAAGAGGGCTTATGGAAAAACAGAGTGGTCTGCTGTGGAGAGACTTAAGGAGAACAAGCCCACCTATAAATTGGACCACATCATCAAAGAAAG GTACCCCTCCTTCATCGATGCCCTCCGTGATATCGACGATGCCCTCTGCATGTGCTTCCTCTTCTCTACCTTCGCCCGTACAGGAAAATGTCACGTTCAGACGATCCAGCTGTGCAGACGCCTCACTGTGGAGTGGATGAACTTTGTCATTGCATCTCGTGGTCTCAGAAAG GTTTTCATCTCCATCAAGGGAATATATTACCAAGCTGAGGCGATGGGGCAGCTCATTACATGGCTGGTGCCATATCAGTTCTCTCATGAT CACCCAACAGATGTCGACTACAGAGTAATGGCAACTTTCACAGAAATGTACACCACTCTGCTGGGGTTCGTCAACTTCAGACTCTACCATTCCCTCAACCTGCTCTACCCACCAAAG CTGGACAGTAAATCAGAGACAGAGCTgaaggaagaggatgaggaagacTACGCCATGAATTCAGAAAGCTACTTAGAG AAACTGTCAGCTCTGAGTGCCAGTCTGGCGCGGGTGGTTTCttctgcagaggaggaggaggctgagctCGACCAGTTTCCTACTGAAGGG GAGGACATGGAAAAGATGGAGACgagggagaaggaagaaaaagtaCTTGAGGCTCAGAAAAAACTGTTCCACGGTCTCAAATTCTTCCTCAACAGAGAAGCGCCCAGAGAGTCGCTGGCTTTTGTCATCAG GTGTTTTGGTGGCGAGGTGTCCTGGGACAAATCTGTGTGTATTGGCAGCACATACGATATGACAGATGAGACCATCACACATCAAATCGTAGACAGACCCAGCATCGACAAACAGCACATCAACAG GTACTACATCCAGCCCCAGTGGGTGTATGATTGTGTCAATGCCAAAATCCTCCTGCCTGTGGAGGACTACTTCCTCGGAGTGACTCTGCCCCCCCACCTCTCTCCATTTGTGGAGGAGAAGGACGGAGACTATGTGCCACCCGAAAAACTGAAGATAATGGCCTTACAACGAGGAGAAAAACCTG CCCAAGaacaggaggatgaggaagaagaggaagatgaggaggaggaggagggtgaagatgaggaagaggaggaagatgatgacaACGAAGAGGAAGACGACGACGACGAGGAAAAGGCAGAAGAGACGAATCTTAAAAAGATGGAGAAGCAAAGATCCCAGGGCAAG TCTCTGCAAGTCAAAGTGACACCTGGCAAAATGAAGGTGGAAGACAAAACACGCCTGGACCAGGAGGAGCAAGCAGAGGAGAAGCGTCTCGCCAtcatgatgatgaagaaaaaagagaagtaCCTCTACGACAAAATCATGTTcggaaagaagagaaaagtcCGAGAG GCTAACAAGCTGGCTGCCAAGAGGAAGGCCCATGACGATGCTGAGAAATCAAAGAAGAAGACCAGAAAATGA
- the gal3st1a gene encoding galactosylceramide sulfotransferase: MTGKKGRQWRSMCKGLVLGTLLTSCMILLYCLSTPQVHFSLPEVPVPYSCAHRPSQIHPKPTTNSSQQSTDQTCTPKVDIMFMKTHKTASSTFLNILFRFGEKHRLKFAFPDSRNDFFYPSLFQRSQVKDYRPGMCFNVICNHMRFNAPEVAKLLPMDTSYITILRDPAELFESSFHYFGRLVPFTWKIPGDDKLTEFLRDPHYYFDPGFNSFYLKNLLFFDFGQDNTLELDDPRVDEGIKFITDRFQLVMLVEYFEESLILLKEALCWEMDDLLFFKLNARKGSTVSKLTPELRARALEWNAIDWKLYQHFNKTFWRKVDAYGRRRMAEDVAELRRRNAEMASICIEGGHAVEAGSIQETAMQPWQPIGEKSIMGYNLKKNVDKAHRKLCRKMLTPELQYLTELGVNLWITRLWGHVRDIINW, translated from the exons ATGACTGGCAAGAAAGGGAGGCAGTGGAGGTCCATGTGCAAAGGCCTGGTCCTGGGTACcctcctgaccagctgcatgaTCCTGCTTTACTGCCTCTCCACTCCACAGGTCCACTTCAGCCTGCCTGA GGTTCCAGTGCCTTACTCTTGTGCCCACCGCCCATCCCAGATCCACCCTAAACCAACCACAAACAGCTCACAACAAAGCACCGACCAGACCTGCACTCCTAAAGTGGATATCATGTTCATGAAGACCCACAAAACAGCCAGCAGCACCTTCCTCAACATCCTTTTCCGCTTTGGAGAGAAGCACCGGCTCAAATTTGCCTTCCCTGACAGCAGAAATGACTTCTTCTATCCCTCCCTCTTCCAGCGCTCTCAGGTTAAAGACTATAGACCTGGAATGTGCTTCAATGTTATCTGTAATCACATGCGCTTCAATGCACCTGAGGTGGCCAAGCTGCTACCTATGGACACCTCCTACATCACTATTCTGAGAGACCCCGCAGAGCTTTTTGAGTCATCCTTCCACTACTTTGGCCGGCTGGTGCCTTTTACCTGGAAGATACCAGGTGATGACAAGCTGACTGAGTTTCTACGTGACCCTCATTACTACTTCGACCCCGGCTTCAACTCTTTCTACCTCAAGAATCTGCTGTTCTTCGACTTTGGACAGGACAACACTCTGGAGCTGGATGATCCGCGGGTGGACGAGGGAATCAAGTTCATTACTGACCGTTTTCAGCTGGTCATGTTGGTGGAGTACTTTGAGGAATCACTCATCCTGCTCAAGGAGGCCCTCTGCTGGGAGATGGACGACTTGCTCTTCTTCAAGCTCAATGCCCGCAAGGGATCCACTGTGTCTAAACTGACCCCTGAGCTGAGGGCCAGGGCTCTTGAGTGGAACGCTATTGACTGGAAGCTATACCAGCATTTCAACAAGACTTTTTGGAGGAAAGTAGATGCGTACGGACGGCGGCGGATGGCTGAGGATGTGGCAGAGCTCAGGAGAAGGAACGCGGAGATGGCATCCATCTGCATTGAGGGGGGTCACGCTGTAGAGGCCGGCAGCATCCAAGAGACGGCCATGCAGCCCTGGCAGCCGATCGGAGAGAAGTCCATCATGGGTTATAACCTGAAGAAGAATGTGGACAAGGCACATCGGAAGTTGTGCCGTAAGATGTTGACGCCGGAGCTTCAGTACTTAACAGAGCTCGGGGTCAACCTGTGGATCACCAGGCTGTGGGGCCACGTCCGAGACATCATCAACTGGTAA